The Polaribacter sp. Q13 sequence GACTTTAAGTTAATTAATTAAATTTCAACTTATTTACTTCACCCAAAACACAACATTGAACCTTTTTCATAAGCTATTGAACCAAATCAATAAATAAAACCTTTAGATACCAACATACATTTGCACCATGCTTACAAACAAGAGATTTTGTAAGAAATTATTAAACATAAATAAAAATATATAATTATGGCAAATGTAACAAAACCTGTATTTAAAGAAAAGTACGGGAACTTTATTGGCGGTAAATTTGTAGCACCCGTTAAAGGTCAATATTTCGAAAACAGATCTCCAGTAGACGGAAAAGTATTTACACAAGCAGCACGCTCTACAGAAGAAGATATTAATCTTGCTTTAGATGCAGCACACGAAGCTTTCCCTACATGGAGTAACACATCTGCTACAGAACGTAGTAATGCGTTATTAAAGATGGCTCAGGTTATGGAAGATAACTTAGAGTATTTAGCAACTTTAGAAACCATTGATAACGGGAAACCAATTCGTGAATCTCTTGCAGCAGATATTCCTTACTGTATAGATCATTTCCGTTATTTTGCAGGTGTTATTCGTGCTGATGAAGGAAGTATCTCTGAACACGATAAAGACACGGTAAGTATCGTTTTACATGAAGCTATTGGTGTTGTTGGGGAAATTATCCCTTGGAACTTCCCAATGTTAATGTTAGCTTGGAAAATTGCGCCGGCTTTAGCAGCAGGTTGTACAGCAGTAGTTAAACCAGCAGAACAAACACCAACAAGTGTTATTATGTTAATGGAATTAATTGGTGATATTTTACCAGCAGGTGTTTTAAACATTGTAACTGGTTTTGGTAATGAAGCAGGTGCAGCTTTAGCAACCTCTAAACGTATTGCAAAATTATCTTTTACAGGTTCTACAGCAACAGGTCGTACAGTATTGCATAATGCAGCAGAAAATATTATTCCTGTAACTATGGAATTAGGTGGTAAATCTCCTAACATTTTCTTTCCATCTGTAGCAGCTCAAGACGATGAGTTTTTTAGCAAAGCTATAGAAGGTGCATTAATGTTCGCTTTAAACCAAGGTGAAATTTGTACATCTCCGTCTCGTATTTTAGTACACGAAGATATTGCAGATCGTTTTGTAGAAAAAATGCAAGAGCGCTTAAAACTAGTAAAACCAGGAAACCCATTAGATCCAGAAACCATGATTGGTTCTCAGGTATCTAAAGCGCAATACGAAAAAATACTAAATTATATTAAAATTGGTATTGAAGAGGGTGCTGCTGTTTTAGCAGGTGGTGAAGCTGGTAACTATGAAGGTGAATTGGCCGAAGGTTACTACGTACAACCAACGGTTTTAAAAGGTGATAATAAAATGAGAGTGTTTCAAGAAGAAATTTTTGGACCTGTTGTAGCCTTAACAACCTTTAAAACTACAGAAGAAGCGATTGCTATTGCGAACGACACTCCTTACGGATTAGGTGCCGGTGTTTGGTCTAGAGATGCGCACGAATTATATCAAGTACCACGTGCTATACAAGCAGGTAGAGTTTGGGTAAACCAATACAATACTTACCCTGCTCACGCACCTTTTGGTGGTGTTAAAGAATCTGGTTTCGGACGTGAAAACCACAAAATGGCTTTAGATCATTACCGTGTTGTAAAAAACATGTTAATCTCTTATGACAAGAAACCAATGGGCTTCTTTTAAGTAAGAAACCACATTCAATTATTTAATAAAACCTCAGATTCGTCTGGGGTTTTTTAATTTTAAAAAATTATTATTTTACAAACAAAAACAGCCTTTGTTAAATAAACAAAGGCTGTTTTAATATATTTAAAAAAAATTACTTTATGCTGTAATTTCTACTACTTCAAGGTCAAAAACAAGATCTCTACCTGCTAAAGGATGGTTACCATCAATCACAACGCTATCATCTTTTACTTCAACAATCATTAAGTTCATTTCTTGTCCTTCTGGAGACTTAGAAACCAATCCCATACCAACTTTTGGCTCCATATCTTGTGGAAGATTCGCTTTAGCAACTTCTTGAATTAATTGTTCATTTACTTCACCATACGCTTCTTCTTTAGCAATAGTAATGGTTTTCTTTTCATTCACTTTCATGTCAATTAAACCTTGTTCAAAACCAGGAATTAATCTTCCTTCTCCTAAAACAAATTCAACTGGCTCTTTCCCTTCAGACGTGTCAAAAATTTGTCCGTCTGCTAATTTACCTGTATAATGTACTTTTACTTTGTTATTCGCTTTTACTTGACTCATACTATAATTAATTTGAAAAAATAGCCGTTGTATAATTCTTACACAAAAACCATTTTAATTTAAACTTACAAACGCTTCGTTGCCATAACCAAGCCAAAATCAGGAATTTTAATGTCATTTTTTTTAATTAACCACATTTAAAAACAAGAAATAAAGCGCTATCTCTCTTATAGTAACCCACAACAAGGTTTCTACCTTTTTAATATTTGAAATGAACGTGTATTATTGAAACCGCAACTTTGTCAGTCTTTGTTAGAAATTTAGCAATTTTTATGACAAGTTTGTGCTTTAAAGAAGCTTTTCTTTTTGATTAAAGGGAGAAACCTTATAAAGTTACTTAGGTATATGTTATCTCGGTGATGGGTTTTCTCCTTACGTCGGATGATAAAGTTGGTGAGTTTATTTTACATTTTACGCAATACTTCTCGCACTGCTTGTCATTTTGACCAAAGGGAGAAATCACATAAGGATGAACCATTCTATGTTTTCACTGTTATGTGATTTCTCTTAAAATCGGATGATAAAACTGAGGTGTTTTTTAGGTTGATAATTAACAAATTACTGTTAATAAGTTAATCTCTATACACCTCATATAAATTGTACTTTTATCATGAACAATTCTTCCCTCATTTGCTATGAAAGAATTTCAAACTGAAAAACGAAATAACTACTCATATTACCCTGAAAAATTAGGATATGAGGAGTTAAGGTAAGGATATAAACAAGTTGGGCTTAATTAAAAAAATGAAAATAAGAAAAACTAATCAAGTATTTACACCATCCAAACCTTCAACATTAATTTTCGTTGAAAGAGATAGGAAAATAAACAACCAACTCGTTGACGCACTAAATACACCTGGAAAACAAATTGTGGTTTTTGGTCATTCAGGTTGTGGAAAAACTACTTTAGTTCTTAATAAATTGAATCAAACTTATGAAAACTATATCATAACTCGATGTATGAAAGGAATGACATTTGAAAATGTAATTTTAGACGGCTTTGATCAATTAGATAATTTTTATGAGGAATCTTCTTCTTCAAAAGGTTTAAAAATAAATCCTAAAATTACTCTCCAATATAACGAGTTAAAATCTTCAATTTCTTTATTCGAAATAAATAAATCTAAAACAAAGAACAACATATCAGTATTACCACCTCAATTAACACCACAAAGATTAGGTCATTTTTTTGGAGAATCTAATTCTTGTTGGGTTTTAGAAGATTTTCATAAAATAATAGGAGAAAATAAAACAAAAATCGCTCAATTAATGAAAGTTTTTATGGATATGTCCATAAATTATGATGAGTTAAAAATAATCGCAATTGGTGCAGTTTCAACAGCAAGACAAGTTGTAGAATATGATAATGAACTATCTGGAAGAGTAAGTGAGATAAAGGTTCCGATTATGGATAATGATGAAATTGAGAAAATAATAAATAAAGGTGAAAAACTTTTAAATATTCATTTTTCAAAAGATACAAAAGAAAAAATAATTAAATATTCTTGTGGTTCACCTACAATTTGTCATCAAATATGCCTTAACATTTGCTTTAATGAATTAGTTTATCAAACATCAAATAAGAAAATTTTCTTTGATACTACTCATTTAGATTTAGCCTTAGAAAAGTATTTAGAAGAAAAGACAGATACATTAACTTCAACATTTGATAAAGCAGTAAAAACTTCAAATGGTTCAACTTTAAATTTGCCTAAAGAAATAATTAAACAAGCTTTAAACTTAAAGAAAGATTTTTTCAGCTTCGATGATTTAACAATCTCTAAATTAATAAGAGAAAATTCAGTTAAATCCGAAAAAATTATTAATGAATTATGTACTTTAAAAAGAGGAGAGTTTTTTACTTATGATGTTAATTCTAATAAGTATAGGTTTAATAACTTATTTCTAAAAAACTTTGCCTTTCTAACTTTTAAAGATGAGAAAGATGAATTAGATGTTGAACCAAAAAGAAAAGACTTCAAAGTAATAGAAAGACTTTTGAATATTATTGAAAATGACATTAATGAAGATTATGAATTTTATATTGAGAATTTATAAAACTAAGCCCAACACCGTATAAACTTTATTGCTAGTTTTGGCTCACTTGGGAAATTCCTCCGGAATTTCGCCGTTCGTGTTTTATTTACTAAATTCACTGCTTAAACAACGCAACAAAGCTTATACAACAACGTTGTGTACAATTCCACTCATGTACTTTCCTGAAATAGGTTGACTAAAAATTAAACATTTAATTATAGTCGCTTATGAAAACTCAAAAACAACCCTGGCGAAAAAAAACGTACGAAAAAGCAACTTTAGAACTCAAATTATTCGTCGTTGACCAAATTCAGAATGGACAGATTTCCACAAACTTTGCTTCCAAAAAATATGATGTTCCTAGAACTACAATTGGGTATTGGATCAAAAAATATAGTACTTTAGTCCAACAAAATACTGGTATGAGTAAATTAGATGAGATTAAAAAACTAAAGGAACGTATTGAAGAATTGGAGTTTGTAAAGGAATTTCAACAAGATATCATTGCTGACATGGAAATCATTACTGGAGTCGATTTGTCAAAAAAGTCGTTGCCCAAAACATTAGCGAAAGAGATAGAACTAAAAAAGAAAAACCGTTTAAAAGAAAATGGTTCTATGAGTGTTTTGGGATTAGTAAACAAGCTTTCTACAAAAGACTCAAAACCCAAGAAAACAAACGACTAAACGATGAAAAAGTCATCGAAATGATACAGGAATATCGAAAACTAGTTGGCATGAGAACTGGCGGAATTAAGTTATATGATGAACTTAAACAAGACTTTATAAAACAAGGTATTAAAATCGGTAGAGACAAGTTGTACGATGTATTAAGGCTTCATAATTTACTTGTTCCTAAGCTTAAAAACTATGTAACAACAACAAATTCTAATCATCAATTTAGAAAATATAAAAACCTAATTAAAGACCAAGTTCCTACTCGACCAGAACAACTATGGGTAAGCGATATAACATACATTAAAACGGACAATGGACACAATTACCTAGCAATCGTTACAGATGCATATTCTAAGCAAATTATGGGGTATAATCTCGATAAGCATATGAAGACATCACTTTGTACAGAAGCGCTGGAAATGGCTATAAAAAATAGAAAATATCCTGATAAAAAATTAATACATCATTCTGACAGAGGTTTTCAATACTGTAACCCGAAATACACAGCCTTTGCAGAAGAAAATGGCATAATGATGAGCATGACAGAACAATATGATCCTTATGAAAACGCAATTGCAGAGCGAATTAATAGAACTTTAAAATATGAATACGGACTTAGAAATTACATTAAAAACACTGCCATTGCTCAAGAAGTAACAAAACAAGCAGTGTATATATACAACAATTTAAGAACGCATTATAGCCTAGATTTAAGAAAACCAGCTGAAGTACATTTAAATCCAAACATCAAATACAAATCATATCGAAGAAATAATGTAAATTTGACTGAACTAACAATTTAAAAACAAATCTAGTTCAAATTATTTTTTGCCTTCTAAACGGCTAAAAAAAGCTTTTGAACGGTAGAAATTAACCTAAAAAAAGGTCAACCTATATCAATATAATACAAATATAGCAATGAAAAAAACTTTATTTATTGGATTATTAACTATTTTTCCATTAATATCATTTTCTCAAAATAAAAATATCGCTTTTGGAATAAAAGGTGGAATAAATTACTCAAATTACATTGATAATATTGATTCAAATTTATTTACTCATATACCTGCTGACTATAATGGAAAAATAGGTTTCTATATTGGTGCGTACTCTAATATTGGAATCAATGAAATAATCTCAATAAAACCTGAATTATTAATTTCCAAAACTGGTAGTAAAGCAACTATTGAATTTAAAGATTTACGTACTATTTATACAGATCAAGACATAGTAGTTTATCGAGAAACAAAAGCGATAATAGATGAATATAATGTGTTAATTCCAATTTTATTAAACCTTAATCTGAATAAATATTTTTTTGAAATTGGACCACAATTTGGATATGCTTTTAGTAGGAATATATCTTATAAAGATGGACCAATTAATTCTCAACTGATTTTAAAAAACTCTAACTCTGAAAATTTTGAATTTGCTGGAGCAATTGGTTTTGGTTATAGAATATCTGAATTATATCAGATTGACATTCGATATTCTTATGGATTTACAGAAAGACATCACTTGAATAGTTCTATTTTATATTTTGGGCTATCTTATAAACTCTAATATAAAACTGTTTGTAACCACCGTATATAATTTATTGCTGGCTTCTCGCTTACTTACGAAAGTCCTCGCGGACTTTCTTGGTCGGTAATTATTTACTAAATTAGTTGCTTAAAACACGCAACAAATCATATATAAAAACGTTAGCTACAATTAAAAAAAAAGATTATGATGATTAAATATCTGACATTTGGAATATCAATATCATTCATATCTTGGATAGTCGGAATGATTCTAAATATTATTCTTATGAAAACTGAATACTACAAAAAAATATCAAACCTGAATTTTATTGAGAGTAAAACTCTGAATAAAAATATTGGAATTGAATACTTTAAGTGGATTTTGAAAAATTCCTTTTTCAAATTTTTCAATCAGAAAATAGCTTTAAAAGATAAAAAAACGGATTTAAGAGATATACGAAAAGAAATGACAATTGCCGAAATAGGTCATTTAATCGGATTTATATTCGTGACTGCTATCGCCCTTTACCAAGGGATTTCAAATAACTATTTATTTGGATTAACAATAATGATTCCGAATATTTTAATGAATTTATATCCTTCATTATTACAACAGGAAAACAAAAGACGAATCGATAGATTGATTAAAAGACAAATAAAACTATAGCTAACAACTGGTATATTTTATAGCTTGGTTTTAGCACACTTACGAAAATCCTCGCGGACTTTCTTGGTCGGTAATTATTTACTAAATTAGTTGCTTAAAACACGCAACAAATCATATATAAAAACGTTAGCAGAAATTAAAAAAAAATTAGATATATGGAACACAAAATTTTATTAGAATGGAGTGACGAAGAACTTTTACAGAAAATAAAAAATCTAAAATCAAGTAAAATAATTGATGCAACTCTTATTGGTTTAACAATTGGAATTTTCATCTATAGCGTTGTGAATAATGGTTTTGGATTCTCTACTTTTTTCCCCTTAATAATTGGATACCTAATAATTAAAAGTTCTAAAAACAATAAAGTTTTAGAGAAAGAAATTCTGAAAGAAATAAAATATCGAAAATAAAAATGGATGCT is a genomic window containing:
- a CDS encoding aldehyde dehydrogenase family protein, whose translation is MANVTKPVFKEKYGNFIGGKFVAPVKGQYFENRSPVDGKVFTQAARSTEEDINLALDAAHEAFPTWSNTSATERSNALLKMAQVMEDNLEYLATLETIDNGKPIRESLAADIPYCIDHFRYFAGVIRADEGSISEHDKDTVSIVLHEAIGVVGEIIPWNFPMLMLAWKIAPALAAGCTAVVKPAEQTPTSVIMLMELIGDILPAGVLNIVTGFGNEAGAALATSKRIAKLSFTGSTATGRTVLHNAAENIIPVTMELGGKSPNIFFPSVAAQDDEFFSKAIEGALMFALNQGEICTSPSRILVHEDIADRFVEKMQERLKLVKPGNPLDPETMIGSQVSKAQYEKILNYIKIGIEEGAAVLAGGEAGNYEGELAEGYYVQPTVLKGDNKMRVFQEEIFGPVVALTTFKTTEEAIAIANDTPYGLGAGVWSRDAHELYQVPRAIQAGRVWVNQYNTYPAHAPFGGVKESGFGRENHKMALDHYRVVKNMLISYDKKPMGFF
- a CDS encoding peptidylprolyl isomerase is translated as MSQVKANNKVKVHYTGKLADGQIFDTSEGKEPVEFVLGEGRLIPGFEQGLIDMKVNEKKTITIAKEEAYGEVNEQLIQEVAKANLPQDMEPKVGMGLVSKSPEGQEMNLMIVEVKDDSVVIDGNHPLAGRDLVFDLEVVEITA
- a CDS encoding ATP-binding protein; translated protein: MKIRKTNQVFTPSKPSTLIFVERDRKINNQLVDALNTPGKQIVVFGHSGCGKTTLVLNKLNQTYENYIITRCMKGMTFENVILDGFDQLDNFYEESSSSKGLKINPKITLQYNELKSSISLFEINKSKTKNNISVLPPQLTPQRLGHFFGESNSCWVLEDFHKIIGENKTKIAQLMKVFMDMSINYDELKIIAIGAVSTARQVVEYDNELSGRVSEIKVPIMDNDEIEKIINKGEKLLNIHFSKDTKEKIIKYSCGSPTICHQICLNICFNELVYQTSNKKIFFDTTHLDLALEKYLEEKTDTLTSTFDKAVKTSNGSTLNLPKEIIKQALNLKKDFFSFDDLTISKLIRENSVKSEKIINELCTLKRGEFFTYDVNSNKYRFNNLFLKNFAFLTFKDEKDELDVEPKRKDFKVIERLLNIIENDINEDYEFYIENL
- a CDS encoding helix-turn-helix domain-containing protein; translated protein: MKTQKQPWRKKTYEKATLELKLFVVDQIQNGQISTNFASKKYDVPRTTIGYWIKKYSTLVQQNTGMSKLDEIKKLKERIEELEFVKEFQQDIIADMEIITGVDLSKKSLPKTLAKEIELKKKNRLKENGSMSVLGLVNKLSTKDSKPKKTND
- a CDS encoding IS3 family transposase — translated: MSKQAFYKRLKTQENKRLNDEKVIEMIQEYRKLVGMRTGGIKLYDELKQDFIKQGIKIGRDKLYDVLRLHNLLVPKLKNYVTTTNSNHQFRKYKNLIKDQVPTRPEQLWVSDITYIKTDNGHNYLAIVTDAYSKQIMGYNLDKHMKTSLCTEALEMAIKNRKYPDKKLIHHSDRGFQYCNPKYTAFAEENGIMMSMTEQYDPYENAIAERINRTLKYEYGLRNYIKNTAIAQEVTKQAVYIYNNLRTHYSLDLRKPAEVHLNPNIKYKSYRRNNVNLTELTI
- a CDS encoding porin family protein — translated: MKKTLFIGLLTIFPLISFSQNKNIAFGIKGGINYSNYIDNIDSNLFTHIPADYNGKIGFYIGAYSNIGINEIISIKPELLISKTGSKATIEFKDLRTIYTDQDIVVYRETKAIIDEYNVLIPILLNLNLNKYFFEIGPQFGYAFSRNISYKDGPINSQLILKNSNSENFEFAGAIGFGYRISELYQIDIRYSYGFTERHHLNSSILYFGLSYKL